In a genomic window of Erigeron canadensis isolate Cc75 chromosome 5, C_canadensis_v1, whole genome shotgun sequence:
- the LOC122601447 gene encoding uncharacterized protein LOC122601447, with product MINVSSIYLNGYDGDVKWEFTSLLYHEMTHVFQWNGEGQAPTGLVEGVADYTILRADYYPPAFAKPGDGDRWDQGYDFTARFLEYCDGIVSGFVGELNKKMRYSFDVKYFEDLTGKSVDQLWNEYKAQYGN from the coding sequence ATGATTAATGTTAGTTCAATATATTTAAATGGGTACGATGGGGACGTGAAATGGGAATTCACGTCCCTTTTGTACCATGAAATGACCCACGTCTTCCAATGGAATGGCGAGGGTCAGGCACCTACAGGATTAGTAGAAGGGGTTGCGGATTATACGATACTAAGAGCTGATTATTATCCACCTGCCTTTGCGAAGCCTGGGGATGGTGATAGATGGGACCAAGGGTATGATTTCACGGCCCGTTTTCTTGAGTATTGCGATGGGATCGTTTCGGGGTTTGTGGGAGAGCTTAACAAGAAGATGAGATATTCTTTTGATGTCAAGTATTTTGAAGACTTGACTGGAAAGTCTGTCGATCAACTTTGGAATGAGTATAAAGCCCAATATGGAAATTGA